A DNA window from Cutaneotrichosporon cavernicola HIS019 DNA, chromosome: 2 contains the following coding sequences:
- a CDS encoding uncharacterized protein (Belongs to the universal ribosomal protein uL1 family): MSLSAARASLRHAGPSVRALSSTARVEATKKSVKGKGKPKAKAAPKVVAAKVDESLPLDEAIRVLRALEISSPHSAFQMEVMTKHNKPNAPPLRGRISLPHDPRRVADTIVVFAEADSPAANAAREAGAHIIGGQDLFPKILSGEIVPTKCLATSGMMPLVSASLARFLGPKGLMPNFKRGTVGEGVELGRLVEEAGGSIEWKANKLGTVRTPVGRMTFTAEDVTQNVRLFMDHIRDQSVKLSSSESALTRVNKVGKLTRVCIETTHGPSIEIKDIL, translated from the exons atgtccctctctgcggcgcgcgcctctCTCCGGCACGCCGGGCCATCTGTGCGCGCACTGAGCTCGActgcgcgcgtcgaggccaCCAAGAAATCtgtcaagggcaagggcaagcccAAGGCTAAGGCGGCTCCCAAGGTCGTTGCGGCCAAGGTTGACGAGTCGCTtccgctcgacgaggcgatcCGCGTGCTGCGCGCACTCGAGATCTCGTCTCCACACTCGGCTTTCCAAATGGAGGTGATGACCAAGCACAACAAGCCGAACGCCCCACCGCTGCGTGGCCGCATCTCGCTGCCCCACGACCCCAGGCGTGTGGCCGACACCATTGTCGTGTTCGCCGAGGCTGACTCTCCGGCAGCCAAcgctgcgcgcgaggccggCGCCCACATCATCGGTGGACAGGACTTGTTCCCCAAGATCCTCAGCGGCGAAATTGTACCAACAAAGTGTCTCGCGACCTCAGGTATGATGCCGCTCGTCAgcgcctcgctcgcgcgcTTCCTCGGTCCCAAGGGATTGATGCCGAACTTCAAGCGTGGGACGGTTGGTGAGGGTGTGGAGCTGGGTcgccttgtcgaggaggctggtgGCTCGATTGAGTGGAAGGCCAACAAGCTTGGAACAGTGCGCACGCCTGTTGGCAGGATGACCTTCACGGCGGAGGACGTGACCCAGAACGTCCGCCTGTTCATGGACCACATCCGCGATCAGTCTGTCAAGCTGTCTAGCTCCGAATCTGCCTTGACACGCGTCAACAAGG TCGGCAAGCTCACCCGGGTGTGCATCGAGACCACTCACGGGCCGAGTATCGAGATCAAGGACATCCTCTAG
- the PYK1 gene encoding uncharacterized protein (Pyruvate kinase, barrel domain) translates to MSPTFNTRLESLVFFPSAQPHQQHNMSNHSTSSQIAWLAGLNPHFDSPTGEHKFLRKTSIIGTIGPKTNSVEMITELADAGLNIVRMNFSHGSYEYHKSVIDNAREAAKLSPAGRPLALALDTKGPEIRTGLMENGADIPIPAGHEFWVTTDPSFSEAGNADQIFMDYANLPKVTAPGKFLFVDDGILSLQVLSIDEHRIRVKALNAGILSSRKGVNLPRTNVDLPALSEKDKADLAFGVRNNVDMIFASFIRRAQDVRDIRKALGTEGAGVKIISKIENEQGLTNFDEILRETDGVMVARGDLGIEIPASQVFLAQKMMIAKCNVAGKPAICATQMLESMTVNPRPTRAEVSDVANAVLDGADCVMLSGETAKGMYPLEAVRMMAETAYVAESAISYAPLFDQLRALTPRPTETAETLALAAVAASMEQDAGAIIVLSTSGVSARLIAKYRPSCPIICVTRKDQTARQLHLSRGVYPVWYPEPRGVPQDKWQIDVDNRIRYGLRVAVNLNIVKPEATVIAVQGWKGGLGHTNTLRILSVPTDPSDLEIAVIERD, encoded by the exons ATG TCTCCCACTTTCAATACTCGTCTTGAATC ACTCGTCTTCTTCCCCAGTGCACAGCCCCATCAACAACACAACATGAGCAA CCATTCCACCAGCTCTCAGATCGCATGGCTTGCGGGCCTGAACCCCCACTTTGACTCCCCCACTGGGGAGCACAAGTTCCTGCGCAAG ACGTCCATCATCGGCACCATCGGTCCCAAGACCAACTCGGTCGAGATGATCACAGAGCTGGCTGATGCTGGTCTCAACATTG TCCGCATGAACTTCTCGCACGGCTCTTATGAGTACCACAAGTCCGTCATTGACAACGCCCGCGAGGCTGCCAAGCTCAGCCCCGCGGGGCGTCCCCTCGCTCTTGCCCTTGACACGAAGGGGCCCGAGATCCGTACAGGCCTTATGGAGAACGGAGCGGAC ATCCCTATTCCTGCGGGCCACGAGTTCTGGGTGACCACCGACCCTTCCTTCTCGGAGGCAGGCAACGCCGACCAGATCTTTATGGACTACGCCAACCTTCCCAAGGTCACCGCGCCTGGCAAGTTCCTCTTCGTCGACGATGGCATCCTCTCGCTCCAGGTCCTCTCTATCGACGAACACCGTATCCGGGTCAAGGCCCTGAACGCTGGTATTCTGTCGTCTCGCAAGGGTGTCAACCTTCCCAGGACGAACGTTGACCTTCCCGCTCTCTCggagaaggacaaggccgACCTGGCATTTGGTGTGCGCAATAACGTCGACATGATTTTCGCCTCGTTCATCCGCAGGGCCCAGGACGTTCGCGACATTCGCAAGGCTCTCGGAACCGAAGGTGCTGGCGTCAAGATTATCTCCAAGATTGAGAATGAGCAGGGCCTCACCAACTTCGACGAGATTCTCCGTGAGACTGACGGTGTCATGGTTGCTCGTGGTGACCTCGGTATCGAGATCCCCGCATCCCAGgtcttcctcgcccagaAGATGATGATCGCCAAGTGCAACGTTGCCGGCAAGCCCGCCATCTGCGCCACCCAGATGCTTGAGTCGATGACG GTCAACCCCCGTCCCACTCGTGCTGAGGTGTCGGACGTCGCCAACGCTGTTCTTGATGGTGCCGACTGTGTCATGCTCTCGGGTGAGACCGCCAAGGGAATGTACCCTCTCGAGGCCGTCCGCATGATGGCAGAGACCGCGTACGTCGCCGAGTCTGCCATCTCGTACGCCCCCCTGTTCGACCAGCTTCGTGCCCTCACTCCCCGACCCACCGAGACTGCGGAGACCCTTGCGCTTGCTGCTGTTGCCGCCTCGATGGAGCAGGACGCCGGCGCAATCATTGTCCTCTCGACCTCGGGTGTGTCGGCGCGTCTCATCGCCAAGTACCGCCCCTCGTGCCCCATTATTTGCG TGACCCGCAAGGACCAGACTGCCCGCCAGCTCCACCTCTCCCGCGGTGTCTACCCTGTATGGTACCCAGAGCCCCGTGGCGTTCCTCAGGACAAGTGGCAGATTGACGTCGACAACCGTATTCGCTACGGCCTTAGGGTCGCTGTCAACCTCAACATTGTCAAGCCCGAGGCGACCGTCATTGCTGTCCAGGGCTGGAAGGGCGGTCTCGGCCACACCAACACCCTCCGCATTCTTTCGGTCCCGACCGACCCATCTGACCTTGAGATTGCGGTCATCGAGCGCGACTAA
- a CDS encoding uncharacterized protein (DnaJ molecular chaperone homology domain), with protein MRLSLYALVALVCALTVLAFDSLDHEVFDLVAALEATEGKGTSFYSFLGVESSATNTQISKAYRKRSLELHPDKNPGVANIQERFARLGVVTQILRDSTKRERYNFYYKNGVPTWKGFGYAYSRWRPGLGFVFVFLTLLTSGLHYVVLRMNHARDTRRVTYFTAAARKAASGAKGRRKVRVPMVEGATGGESLELVVDGDAVLLPHADGTSTPLSSIAPEPSLSKTWPAQLTRGVWTKLSKKQTKDGEEEEVEVEEEEIDEVEGYDVQEGTPTPGARKSRAAELRAQRLNKESPATSTAENTEGEEDSASGASGAETRRKKVGGKAAGARRRKMGMKK; from the exons ATGCGTTTATCACTTTACGCGCTGGTAGCACTTGTATGTGCACTCACAGTCTTGGCCTTCGACTCGCTCGATCACGAGGTCTTCGACCTCGTTGCCGCCCTTGAGGCGACTGAGG GCAAGGGCACGTCTTTCTACAgcttcctcggcgtcgagtcgTCCGCAACCAACACTCAGATCTCAAAGGCGTACCGCAAGCGCTCGCTTGAGTTGCACCCGGACAAGAACCCCGGCGTCGCCAACATTCAGGAGCGTTTCGCTAGACTTGGCGTCGTTACCCAGATCCTCCGCGACAGCAccaagcgcgagcgctACAAC TTCTACTACAAGAACGGTGTGCCCACCTGGAAAGGCTTCGGGTACGCCTACTCGCGATGGCGCCCGGGACTTGGCTTCGTGTTCGTgttcctcaccctcctcacctcggGCCTGCACTATGTTGTGCTTCGGATGAACCATGCGCGCGACACGCGCCGTGTGACTTACTTCACTGCAGCTGCTCGCAAGGCTGCCAGCGGTGCGAAGGGGCGCCGCAAGGTGCGCGTGCCGATGGTGGAAGGTGCCACAGGTGGCGAGTCGCTGGAGCTagtcgtcgacggcgatgcTGTTCTCCTG ccgcACGCGGACggcacgtcgacgccacTCTCCTCGATCGCCCCTGAGCCGTCGCTCTCGAAGACCTGGCCCGCCCAGCTCACTCGTGGTGTGTGGACCAAGCTCTCGAAGAAGCAGaccaaggacggcgaggaggaggaggtggaggttgaagaggaggagatcgacgaggttgagggctACGACGTGCAGGAGGGTACACCAACTCCCGGCGCGCGTAAGAGCCGTGCAGCCGAGCTCCGCGCCCAGCGCCTCAACAAGGAGTCGCCCGCCACTTCGACCGCCGAGAACactgagggcgaggaagacagtgccagcggcgcgagtgGTGCCGAGACGCGCCGCAAGAAGGTGGGCGGCAAGGCGGCCGGCGCACGCCGGCGCAAGATGGGGATGAAGAAGTAG
- a CDS encoding uncharacterized protein (Class-II DAHP synthetase family) — translation MSTWSPTSWRTKPITQDVTYPDAAHHDRVLRKLRTLPPLVSEQEVDSLAEQMAEVAAGRAFLLQGGDCAELFEYCSQTPIEHKLSLILIMSLILLNAAHIPIVRIMRIAGQYAKPRSKPTEIVDVADANGNMVKKEVMSYRGDNVNGYDINDRTPDPDRLTAAYFHSSTTLGYIRTLLSSGFADLHKPLEWSFSYVRNPELLKQFTDVVEHLQDRLEFMKVATGAAGGSERGGTQTVNIFTSHEALLLEYEEAFTRAEEHKPSNLTPASRPTTPGPSRSASIVRGEQSPASSGILPKKRFYNRSAHFVWIGDRTRQLDGAHIEYFRGIVNPIGVKVGPSMKPDELVRMLDILNPDRIPGKVTLISRYGAAKIDDYLPTHIDAVKATDHVVVWQCDPMHGNTKTSEADSSLKTRHFSDIMHEITRAFEIHREKGTILGGIHLELTGELNDEGYSVTECIGGSMELEDKDLNLNYRTHCDPRLNYEQSLDVAFQVSDYLSAAKKGRKPRDLFKAARK, via the exons ATGTCAACCTGGTCACCCACCTCGTGGCGCACCAAGCCCATTACTCAAGATGTGACCTACCCCGACGCAGCGCACCATGACCGCGTCCTGCGCAAGCTAAGGACACTTCCCCCGCTCGTTTCTGAACAAGAG GTCGACTCACTCGCAGAGCAGATGGCGGAAGTCGCGGCCGGCCGCGCGTTCCTCTTACAAGGAGGCGACTGTGCCGAGCTGTTTGAGTACTGTTCCCAG ACTCCCATCGAGCACAAGCTCTCGCTCATCCTTATCATGTCCCTCATTCTCTTAAACGCGGCGCACATCCCGATCGTGCGCATCATGCGGATCGCAGGCCAGTACGCCAAGCCTCGCTCCAAGCCGACGGAGATCGTCGatgtcgccgacgccaacggGAATATGGTGAAGAAGGAGGTCATGAGCTACCGCGGCGACAACGTGAACGGCTACGACATCAACGACCGCACTCCTGACCCGGACCGCCTGACTGCGGCCTACTTCCACTCGTCAACAACTCTGGGCTACATCCGCACATTGCTCTCCTCGGGCTTTGCGGACCTTCACAAGCCGCTCGAGTGGAGCTTCTCGTACGTCCGCAACCCCGAGCTGTTGAAGCAGTTCACGGACGTCGTCGAACACCTCCAGGACCGCCTCGAGTTTATGAAGGTTGCGACCGGCGCGGCCGGTGGTTCGGAGCGCGGAGGCACCCAGACCGTCAACATCTTCACCTC CCACGAagctcttctcctcgagtACGAGGAGGCGTTTACGCGTGCGGAGGAGCACAAGCCGTCAAACTTGACCCCTGCCTCACGCCCCACCACTCCTGGACCAAGCCGTTCCGCCTCGATTGTGCGCGGCGAACAGTCGCCTGCTTCGTCGGGTATCCTTCCCAAAAAGCGCTTCTACAACAGGAGTGCGCACTTTGTCTGGATTGGCGATCGGacgcgccagctcgacggGGCACACATTGAGTACTTCCGGGGTATTGTCAACCCAATCGGCGTCAAGGTCGGCCCCAGCATGAAgcccgacgagctcgtgcgcATGCTCGACATTCTCAACCCCGACAGAATTCCGGGCAAGGTCACTCTCATCTCGCGCTACGGTGCGGCCAAGATCGATGACTACCTTCCCACCCACATTGACGCTGTCAAGGCGACCGACCACGTCGTTGTCTGGCAGTGCGACCCGATGCACGGGAATACCAAGACGTCTGAGGCAGACTCGAGCCTCAAGACCCGCCACTTCAGCGATATCATGCACGAAATCACGCGCGCGTTCGAGATCCACCGCGAGAAAGGCACCATCCTCGGCGGTAtccacctcgagctcacTGGCGAACTTAACGACGAGGGATACTCTGTT actGAGTGTATCGGCGGCTCGatggagctcgaggacaaggaccTCAATCTCAACTACCGCACGCACTGCGACCCGCGCCTCAACTACGAGCAGagcctcgacgtcgccttTCAGGTGTCCGACTATCTCTcggccgccaagaagggACGCAAGCCGCGCGACCTCTTCAAGGCTGCGCGCAAGTAA
- the HRT1 gene encoding uncharacterized protein (Anaphase-promoting complex subunit 11 RING-H2 finger), whose protein sequence is MSAMDVDAKDRKQRFEVKKWNAVALWAWDIVVDNCAICRNHIMDLCIECQANQGAESEGCTVAWGICNHAFHFHCISRWLKTRQVCPLDNRQWELQRYGR, encoded by the exons ATGTCGGccatggacgtcgacgcaaAGGACAGGAAGCAGCGTttcgaggtcaagaag tggAACGCAGTCGCCCTCTGGGCGTGGG ATATCGTCGTTGACAACTGCGCTATCTGCCGCAATCACATTATGGACCTAT gcaTCGAGTGCCAGGCCAACCAGGgcgccgagagcgaggggTGCACCGTCGCTTGGGGTATTTGTAAC cacgCGTTCCACTTCCACTGCATCTCGCGCTGGCTCAAGACGCGCCAGG tctGTCCACTCGACAACCGCCAGTGGGAGCTCCAGCGCTACGGCCGGTGA
- a CDS encoding uncharacterized protein (Bromo adjacent homology domain), whose protein sequence is MPPRKSNARAPLASSPSSPVVQDYPGKKPDGSGLDEPLWTACRDMLDAVYKAKSQGRPMAEIFIELPDADEYADYYLAIPDPICLDIINTRLGEPHYIHPEDFFKQLHLVFLNAMHYNEEGSQVWNDAKQYEGMMLDMWRKGVAKGPFTSFDPYHKGRKQMKAALGRGSAVSGTSSTSPVAVKTELPAAGTPPVIHLRVSRPDANAAASGSASQASPQQSATSPASRETRGTRAAAAAATAKMASPVKSTQQLPPQQSSRAAGPTGYHGLSAENNSIVAATDSSFPMWPGPKIQLPGDPAPGGHPGSGWWGEGSPDYERSVGGQASYKQRIHAVAEAIAAYKDPSRGNTLSAVFGLIPPVVNLPYLAPSAAAVPGFTHILNNARNGRYSVLVEFDLEMAKLFEKARRVFEGRPAEYGKVLTLQRLYNALTAPFPLKLPIPMPSPTLFASLPSGPGNPRTMTVQEAHDAVRAGAPPEVANQGITTYRIPTKDRIFTEDARHKGVSYRAGEYVHLINPDDASKPIIGQIFKTFLPTQGYPTHHVTVCWYFRPEQTVHIAEQMYFENEVLKSVYFCDHPIEDVIEKVAVQPWSAAEAGRPQPQVWHPGFPLYTARSRYIDKAHFLLEVKDWNKLQPEGASLLHFFTNVVAFKHRIQLPLVKSPLLRGAKGPGRIERPKRQAMPDDDESMDMNVAYGRMAPPAARMPEQRPTPPSNRSSFNQPAPSPHQRQQPTPGPSRTPSAQAVQQRAPQQQRQQSWQQPTRPQQAPSFPNRTFASVTGGTQVLEQIAVREFLPPETAKLFEQDARHQVLWFSGPPLAQGAVQIPSPPNHSLEYLSFLTRRKRGASKATSRPTNAKRFKADGGREKTESADVDGEEEDADLLAEWWTQGMTREEVLASLKAVVNGSA, encoded by the exons ATGCCCCCTCGCAAGAGCAAcgcacgcgcgccgctcgcgtCGAGCCCTTCAAGCCCGGTTGTACAGGATTATCCTGGCAAGAAACCGGATGGGAGTGGACTCGATGAACCCCTCTGGACCGCGTGCCGCGACATGCTAGATGCCGTGTACAAAGCTAAGAGTCAAGG GCGACCGATGGCCGAGATCTTTATCGAGCTACCGGATGCAGACGAGTATGCCGACTATTATCTAGCCATTCCAGACCCCATCTGCTTAGATATTATCAAC ACTCGCCTTGGTGAACCCCATTACATTCACCCAGAAGACTTCTTCAAGCAGCTGcacctcgtcttcctcaacGCCATGCACT acaACGAGGAAGGCTCCCAGGTCTGGAACGACGCCAAGCAGTACGAG ggcATGATGCTCGACAtgtggaggaagggagtGGCCAAAGGGCCATTCACCAGCTTCGACCCGTACCACAAGGGAAGGAAGCAGATGAAGGCGGCGCTTGGGCGCGGTTCCGCCGTGTCTGGGACGTCCTCTACGTCCCCAGTCGCTGTCAAGACCGAGTTACCTGCGGCCGGGACCCCACCCGTTATACACCTCCGCGTTTCCAGGCCAGACGCGAACGCTGCTGCTAGTGGGAGCGCGTCTCAAGCATCGCCTCAACAgtccgcgacctcgcccgcaTCACGGGAGACGCGTGGAAcgcgcgcagccgcagctGCCGCTACCGCCAAGATGGCTTCGCCCGTCAAGTCGACACAGCAGCTACCGCCGCAGCAGTCGTCGCGCGCTGCCGGACCGACAGGTTATCACGGCCTCAGCGCCGAGAACAACTCCATCGTCGCAGCCACCGACTCCTCGTTTCCCATGTGGCCTGGGCCCAAGATCCAATTGCCAGGTGACCCGGCGCCTGGGGGACATCCGGGaagtgggtggtggggagaAGGTTCGCCCGACTACGAACGTTCGGTCGGTGGTCAGGCCAGCTACAAACAGCGCATCCATGCCGTAGCAGAGGCTATCGCCGCGTACAAGGACCCATC CAGAGGAAACACCTTGTCAGCAGTGTTCGGCCTTATTCCTCCGGTTGTCAACCTGCCATACCTTGCGCCatccgccgcggccgtgcCCGGTTTCACCCACATCCTCAACAATGCCCGCAACGGTCGTTActccgtcctcgtcgagttCGACTTGGAGATGGCCAAGTTGTTCGAGAAGGCGCGCCGCGTCTTCGAGGGGCGGCCGGCCGAGTACGGCAAGGTCCTCACACTCCAGCGATTATACAACGCCTTAACGGCTCCGTTCCCCCTCAAGCTCCCTATCCCCATGCCTTCACCAACGTTGTTCGCGTCTCTTCCATCAGGCCCAGGCAACCCGCGCACTATGACCGTTCAGGAGGCCCACGACGCCGTCCGCGCGGGCGCACCCCCAGAAGTCGCCAACCAGGGCATCACGACGTACCGCATCCCCACCAAGGACCGCATCTTCACTGAGGACGCACGTCACAAGGGCGTCTCGTACAGGGCCGGCGAGTATGTGCACCTCATCAACCCGGACGATGCGTCAAAGCCAATCATCGGCCAGATCTTCAAGACCTTCCTCCCGACCCAGGGATATCCCACCCATCACGTTACGGTGTGCTGGTACTTCCGCCCGGAGCAAACGGTGCACATCGCCGAACAGATGTACTTTGAGAACGAGGTGCTCAAGTCTG TCTACTTTTGTGACCACCCAATCGAGGACGTGATCGAGAAGGTCGCCGTCCAGCCCTGgagcgcggccgaggccgggCGCCCACAGCCGCAGGTATGGCACCCCGGCTTCCCACTTTATACCGCTCGCTCGCGGTACATCGACAAGGCGCACTTCCTactcgaggtcaaggactGGAACAAGCTGCAGCCTGAGGGTGCCAGCCTGCTCCACTTCTTCACCAACGTCGTGGCATTCAAGCACAGGATCCAGCTCCCACTGGTAAAGTCGCCCTTATTGCGTGGTGCCAAGGGCCCCGGCCGTATCGAGCGCCCGAAACGGCAAGCGAtgcccgacgacgacgagagcatGGACATGAATGTGGCTTACGGCCGCATGGCCCCTCCAGCCGCGCGTATGCCTGAACAGCGCCCAACTCCTCCATCCAACCGCTCGTCCTTCAACCAGCCGGCGCCGAGTCCACACCAGCGGCAGCAGCCGACACCAGGGCCGTCGCgcacgccctcggcccAGGCAGTGCAGCAGCGTGCGCCCCAACAACAGCGCCAGCAGTCGTGGCAGCAGCCGACGCGGCCGCAGCAGgctccttccttcccgAACCGCACGTTTGCAAGCGTGACAGGCGGCACGCAGGTGCTTGAGCAGATCGCGGTGCGCGAGTTCCTCCCGCCCGAGACTGCCAAGCTGTTTGAGCAGGACGCACGGCACCAGGTGCTGTGGTTCAGCGGACCGCCTCTAGCCCAAGGCGCAGTTCAGATCCCGTCGCCACCAAACCACAGTCTCGAGTACCTGTCCTTCCTGACACGACGGAAGCGCGGAGCTTCCAAGGCAACATCGCGCCCGACTAACGCCAAGCGATTCAAGGCGGACGGTGGAAGAGAGAAGACGGAAagcgccgacgtcgacggcgaggaggaggatgcggaCCTGTTGGCCGAGTGGTGGACGCAGGGAATGACGCGGGAGGAAGTACTCGCGAGCCTCAAGGCTGTCGTGAACGGCTCGGCGTAA
- the LEU2 gene encoding uncharacterized protein (Catalyzes the oxidation of 3-carboxy-2-hydroxy-4-methylpentanoate (3-isopropylmalate) to 3-carboxy-4-methyl-2- oxopentanoate. The product decarboxylates to 4-methyl-2 oxopentanoate), whose product MAKSFKITVLPGDGIGPEIIEQAVRILDLISKKTGLQLELTTKDFGGAAIDNHGNPLPDDTLKACQESDAVLFGAVGGPKWGTGAVRPEQGILKLRKELGLYANIRPASFASENLLQYSPLKEHIAKGVDIIVVRELIGGIYFGDRTEDNGDGIAVDTCKYSVPEIERITRVAARIALAANPPLQVTSLDKANVMATSRLWRKTFERVMKDEFPQLQYQNHLIDSAAMLLVANPRKLNGVVVTENLFGDIISDETSVIPGSLGLLPSASLAGAPDASKTVMGVYEPIHGSAPDIAGQGIANPIGTILSAALMLRYSLGCSKEADAVEAAVRKVLDSAADGGYDFRTKDLGGDKGTKVVGDKILEVLETLL is encoded by the exons ATGGCCAAGAG CTTCAAGATCACCGTTCTCCCCGGCGACGGCATTG GCCCCGAGATCATCGAGCAGGCCGTCCGCATCCTCGATCTCATCTCGAAGAAGACTGGCCTCCAGCTTGAGCTCACCACCAAGGACTTTGGTGGAGCTGCCATTGACAACCACGGCAACCCTCTCCCCGATGACACCCTCAAGGCGTGCCAGGAGTCGGACGCTGTCCTCTTTG GTGCCGTCGGCGGACCCAAGTGGGGCACTGGCGCCGTGCGTCCCGAGCAGGGCATTCTCAAGCTCCGCAAGGAGCTCGGGCTGTACGCCAACATCCGGCCCGCGTCGTTCGCGTCCGAGAACCTCCTCCAGTACTCGCCCCTCAAGGAGCACATCGCCAAGGGCGTGGACATTATTGTCGTGCGTGAGCTCATCGGCGGCATCTACTTTGGTGACCGCACCGAGGACAACGGCGATGGTATCGCTGTCGACACGTGCAAGTACTCTGTCCCCGAGATTGAGCGTATCACGCGCGTCGCGGCTCgcatcgcgctcgccgccaacccACCACTGCAGGTGACGTCGCTCGACAAGGCAAACGTCatggcgacctcgcgccTGTGGCGCAAGACCTTTGAGCGCGTCATGAAGGACGAGTTCCCCCAGCTTCAGTACCAGAACCACCTGATCGACTCGGCCGCTATGCTTCTCGTCGCCAACCCCCGCAAGCTCAACGGTGTCGTGGTGACCGAGAACCTGTTTGGTGACATTATCTCGGACGAGACCTCGGTCATCCCCGgctcgctcggcctcctcccctctgCGTCGCTTGCCGGCGCGCCCGACGCGAGCAAGACCGTCATGGGCGTCTACGAGCCCATCCACGGTTCGGCGCCCGACATTGCCGGCCAGGGCATCGCCAACCCTATCGGCACCATCCTCTCGGCCGCCCTCATGCTCCGCTACTCGCTTGGATGCTCCAAGGAGGCCGATGCTGTCGAGGCTGCGGTCCGCAAGgtcctcgactcggccgccgACGGCGGCTACGACTTCCGCACCAAGGACCTTGGCGGTGACAAGGGCAccaaggtcgtcggcgacaagatcctcgaggtcctcgagacgCTCCTCTAA
- the TAZ1 gene encoding uncharacterized protein (Phosphate acyltransferases) encodes MTKAASARNAASKAASRASRVASSHAISKLATGAIAPRRGPSLASALTLSTVSMACKAFLRATTTVHVAGEESLYSALGIKGRGGAWKRRRGVITIANHNSVVDDPMMWSLLPTTTYFPFAGPRYTCANSRWTLGASDIMFTNPTLSKFFGWGQVIETVRGGGIYQLGVDDAIRKIEEGGWVHMFPEGRVNQAKSNPDGGMYRFKWGVGRIIMDSEVMPEIIPIWISGFDQIMNEHRKWPRFLPRPGANVSITVGESLTPLVAPLVDAWRAGLPRHPASGSEPTAPTRVESDQSALRAHQAEHADYLSGAFDPDESTRREITALLQNGLRSMGEAVESGEGRFAKQEWSQSRRRESQGGLPAPEIEMARR; translated from the exons ATGACGAAGgcagcgtcggcgcgcaACGCAGCCTCGAAAgcagcctcgcgcgcgtcgcgtgTAGCCTCCTCGCATGCGATATCCAAGCTAGCGACGGGTGCGATTGCGCCAAGGCGTGGGCCCTCTCTCGCTTCAGCTCTGACCCTCTCGACCGTTTCGATGGCGTGCAAGGCGTTCCTGCGCGCGACAACGACTGTACATGTCGCAGGCGAGGAGAGCCTATATTCGGCGCTGGGGATCAAGGGTCGTGGAGGGGCGTGGAAGCGACGGCGGGGAGTGATTACTA TCGCAAACCACAACTcggtcgtcgacgacccCATGATGTGGTCTCTCCTCCCTACCACGACATACTTTCCCTTCGCGGGCCCGCGGTACACGTGTGCCAATAGCCGGTGGACATTAGGGGCAAGCGATATCATGTTCACGAACCCTACGTTGTCCAAGTTCTTTGGGTGGGGACAGGTCATTGAGAcggtgcgcggcggcgggatataccagctcggcgtggATGACGCCATACGGAAAATTGAGGAGGGTGGATGG GTCCATATGTTCCCGGAAGGCCGGGTTAACCAGGCCAAGTCGAATCCGGACGGCGGGATGTACCGCTTCAAGTGGGGCGT cggccGTATCATCATGGACTCGGAGGTCATGCCCGAAATCATCCCCATCTGGATCTCAG GTTTCGACCAGATCATGAACGAGCATCGCAAGTGGCCGCGCTTCCTCCCGCGTCCGGGCGCCAACGTTAGCATCACAGTCGGTGAGAGCCTCACcccgctcgtcgcgccctTGGTGGACGCATGGCGCGCGGGTCTCCCGCGACACCCTGCATCCGGCTCAGAACCAACAGCCCCGACGAGGGTAGAGAGCGACCAGAGCGCCCTCCGTGCGCACCAGGCAGAGCATGCCGATTACCTTTCCGGCGCGTTCGATCCAGACGAGAGCACACGGCGCGAGATCACCGCGCTCCTCCAGAATGGGCTGAGGAGTATGGGAGAAGCCGTGGAGAGCGGGGAGGGGCGGTTTGCCAAGCAGGAGTGGAGCCAAAGTCGGAGACGGGAGAGCCAGGGCGGGCTGCCGGCGCCAGAGATCGAGATGGCACGGAGGTGA